In one Neobacillus sp. CF12 genomic region, the following are encoded:
- a CDS encoding cob(I)yrinic acid a,c-diamide adenosyltransferase — MSHQINRNGLTLVYTGHGKGKTTSSLGLALRGIGRGFKVKIYQFIKSPERTYGEEIALQKLGVDMVQLGVGFTWTKTPEEHREALKEGWPKAKEAVMSGEYDLVILDELNNALAITTFPIDDVLPLTEVINLIKNKPSHVHLVITGRDAKQEIKDRADLVSVIESEKHYYNEGIPAVKGIEF, encoded by the coding sequence ATGAGTCACCAAATAAATCGAAATGGTTTAACACTTGTTTATACAGGGCATGGAAAAGGAAAAACGACATCCTCTTTAGGGTTAGCACTTCGAGGAATTGGTCGAGGTTTTAAAGTGAAAATCTATCAGTTTATCAAATCACCAGAGCGTACATATGGTGAAGAAATTGCATTGCAAAAGCTAGGTGTAGATATGGTTCAACTGGGAGTTGGTTTCACTTGGACAAAAACACCAGAGGAGCACAGAGAAGCCTTAAAGGAAGGATGGCCGAAAGCAAAGGAAGCTGTTATGAGTGGAGAATACGATTTGGTTATCCTAGACGAACTCAATAATGCTTTAGCCATTACTACGTTTCCAATCGATGATGTTTTGCCTCTAACCGAAGTGATAAATTTAATCAAAAATAAACCTTCCCATGTTCATCTGGTGATTACCGGAAGAGATGCCAAGCAAGAAATTAAAGATAGAGCCGATCTTGTTTCAGTGATCGAGTCGGAAAAACATTATTACAATGAAGGCATCCCGGCTGTAAAGGGTATCGAATTTTAG
- a CDS encoding cobalamin-binding protein, whose protein sequence is MRLISICPSNTELVAYLGLTSSLIGVDNYSDWPEDIQSLPRLGSDLNIDMDKVEELQPDLVLASLSVPGMEQNIEELKKRNIPFVIVPNPKSLTEVGESILFVGEVTNTLDKANQLYKKYNTFIEKYHFLSKQVKKPTTLYWEWWAKPIFTPGATNWLTEISTLAGGRNVFEDMALASIKTDWEEIVRRNPDVICVIWVGVQKEKVNPKVILKRPGAEQMEAIKNNQLFILEEPLFCRPSPKLLVGLNKIASILHPAIYPQFDENIDPLLDDNFENKLK, encoded by the coding sequence ATGAGATTAATATCCATTTGTCCAAGTAATACAGAATTAGTAGCATACTTAGGATTAACTTCTTCGTTGATTGGAGTGGATAACTACTCGGATTGGCCTGAGGATATTCAATCATTGCCAAGACTAGGTTCAGATTTGAATATTGATATGGACAAAGTGGAAGAATTACAACCTGATTTAGTATTAGCATCGCTCTCCGTACCTGGAATGGAACAAAATATAGAAGAGTTAAAGAAACGAAACATACCGTTTGTCATTGTCCCTAATCCTAAGTCATTAACAGAGGTAGGTGAAAGTATCTTATTCGTTGGAGAAGTTACGAATACATTAGACAAAGCGAACCAATTATATAAGAAATACAACACTTTCATCGAAAAATATCACTTTTTATCTAAGCAAGTAAAAAAACCAACAACCCTTTATTGGGAATGGTGGGCAAAACCTATTTTTACTCCTGGAGCAACCAATTGGTTAACAGAGATAAGTACCCTTGCAGGGGGAAGAAATGTATTTGAAGATATGGCGCTAGCAAGTATTAAAACGGATTGGGAAGAGATCGTAAGAAGAAATCCCGATGTTATTTGCGTAATTTGGGTGGGGGTACAAAAAGAGAAAGTTAATCCTAAGGTTATTTTGAAGCGCCCTGGGGCGGAACAAATGGAGGCAATTAAAAACAATCAGTTGTTTATATTAGAGGAACCATTATTTTGTAGACCTTCACCAAAATTATTAGTCGGCTTAAATAAAATAGCCAGTATTCTTCATCCTGCTATTTATCCTCAATTTGACGAAAATATAGATCCGCTATTAGATGATAATTTTGAGAATAAGTTAAAGTAG
- a CDS encoding aromatic acid exporter family protein, whose translation MKLGPRVIKTGIAVTFALYICSVLNLESAVFAGIAAIFTIQPSIYRTWKQVWNQVQTNVLGAIIAFLGLYFLGNDPFSIGLVIIILISISLKLKMGETISLTVVTVLAIMSAPGNEDWLFALNRFIVTFIGMATALLVNIFVYPPNYKKNYVTKVNEIFQSMSILIRTAISDEMTEKCFKEQMEKLENDILLLDEQFMLFDEERENMAKLNNMDVREIVVFKQMFKSLQQGFIVLEDIDSFYFSCKPTPEENQLFDQQLEYLIKYHELFLLKYDGKIKMDLPSMEVEFMKQTEVFLEKVMQTYNEGQKIQMAVIGASIYNYAFQLDRLNTLVEHYMKKSQ comes from the coding sequence GTGAAGTTAGGACCTCGTGTCATTAAAACAGGCATCGCTGTTACATTTGCCTTATATATTTGTTCAGTATTAAATCTTGAATCCGCAGTCTTTGCTGGAATTGCTGCTATTTTTACGATACAACCTTCTATTTACCGTACGTGGAAACAAGTATGGAACCAAGTCCAAACCAATGTCTTAGGTGCGATTATTGCCTTTCTGGGACTATACTTTCTTGGCAATGACCCTTTTTCTATTGGACTGGTAATCATTATTCTGATATCGATTAGTTTAAAGTTAAAGATGGGAGAAACGATTTCACTAACAGTAGTAACGGTTTTAGCCATTATGAGTGCACCTGGAAACGAGGATTGGCTCTTTGCTTTAAACCGGTTTATCGTTACTTTTATAGGTATGGCAACGGCATTATTGGTGAATATTTTTGTCTATCCACCAAATTATAAGAAAAATTACGTGACAAAAGTGAATGAAATTTTCCAAAGTATGTCTATATTGATAAGAACCGCTATTTCTGACGAAATGACAGAAAAGTGTTTTAAGGAGCAAATGGAAAAATTAGAGAATGATATTTTACTATTAGATGAACAATTTATGTTATTTGATGAAGAACGTGAAAACATGGCGAAGTTAAATAATATGGATGTACGTGAAATAGTGGTGTTTAAGCAAATGTTTAAATCTCTCCAACAAGGATTTATTGTCTTGGAAGACATTGATTCCTTTTATTTTAGCTGTAAGCCGACACCTGAAGAAAATCAACTCTTTGATCAACAGCTAGAATATTTAATTAAGTATCATGAGCTATTTCTATTAAAATATGATGGAAAGATAAAAATGGATTTGCCCTCAATGGAAGTTGAGTTTATGAAACAAACAGAAGTCTTTTTAGAAAAAGTTATGCAAACCTATAATGAAGGTCAAAAAATCCAGATGGCCGTCATTGGGGCTTCTATTTATAATTACGCCTTCCAGCTGGACCGATTGAACACACTTGTAGAACATTATATGAAGAAATCCCAATAG
- a CDS encoding 2-dehydropantoate 2-reductase: MNILVQGAGALGAYFGGRLLEAGQNVSFFVREKRAAQLTNEGLKINSPEGNFESKEVTIFTSAEKVKNIDLVILAVKGYHLDQVIPQIQTIVHQTGAFVLPLLNGIEHMDRLRQAIGKEKVIGGFASIIATLNEKGHVEHTSGSGTFKFGILHEQQTEICMKLEVLHSQVKTNLVREENILKHMWKKYIFITAFSGITSAMQLPSGFIASSEATFATAKKVILEMTMLAGLEGIILTNQEVERVTNTLLGFKKEATSSMHQDLRKGHPIEVEHLHGGALRLASKHQVEVPVIETLFGILKPYENGIPR, from the coding sequence ATGAATATTTTAGTTCAAGGTGCAGGTGCTTTAGGTGCTTATTTTGGCGGGAGGTTGTTAGAAGCAGGTCAAAATGTATCATTTTTTGTGCGTGAAAAACGGGCTGCTCAATTAACAAATGAAGGATTGAAAATAAACAGCCCCGAAGGAAACTTTGAAAGTAAAGAAGTTACAATATTTACATCAGCTGAAAAAGTCAAGAATATTGATTTAGTGATACTAGCCGTAAAAGGCTATCATCTTGACCAAGTAATCCCGCAAATTCAAACAATTGTTCATCAGACGGGGGCGTTTGTACTGCCATTGTTAAATGGAATCGAGCATATGGACAGATTACGGCAGGCAATTGGAAAAGAAAAGGTGATAGGCGGATTTGCCTCTATTATTGCCACATTAAACGAAAAAGGGCACGTGGAGCATACAAGTGGAAGCGGTACTTTTAAATTTGGAATTCTTCATGAACAGCAAACAGAAATATGTATGAAATTAGAAGTGTTACATAGTCAAGTAAAAACGAATTTGGTAAGAGAAGAAAATATTTTAAAACATATGTGGAAAAAGTACATATTTATTACGGCATTCTCAGGGATCACTTCAGCAATGCAACTGCCATCGGGTTTTATCGCAAGTTCAGAAGCTACGTTTGCCACTGCTAAAAAGGTAATCCTTGAAATGACTATGCTAGCAGGTCTAGAGGGAATTATCTTAACAAATCAAGAGGTAGAGAGGGTAACAAATACTTTACTAGGTTTCAAAAAAGAAGCGACATCTTCCATGCATCAAGATTTAAGAAAAGGACATCCGATCGAAGTTGAGCATCTACATGGAGGGGCACTGCGTTTGGCTTCCAAACACCAAGTGGAGGTTCCTGTTATAGAAACATTGTTTGGCATACTAAAACCTTATGAAAATGGGATACCACGATGA
- a CDS encoding MFS transporter: MKKQESGYRWVVFGTALFAYFLIVSQRTAPGLITDQLMKDFHVSASIIGLMSSIQFLAYAGLQIPAGLLSDRYGPNRFLILGTLLTGLGSLIYSLAPNEYIIIFSRFLVGTGDATIFVNLVLILNQWFKANEFVRLIGLISLVAGLGSLTATVPFSMWISFSGWRTSFLSIGIILVVFSYLLYIVLILKPKKIFIDDSEEKKRSVRDRESVWTVLRRMFSTRQAWATFLCHFGLVGTYIGFIGSWGVPYGIHILGLSISDASLLIMYGLFGAMIGGPFIGWLTSRLNAIKKIYTLIHIIVFFSWIVLFLSGAKPPFIIVVFLLFIIGFGSGASSLTFAVVRESFPMKEVGVVTGFANMGGFLSAVLLPIVFGNILDLFPQHSMNIGYHYGFTIPILFSLMGFIGVLLIKEEKAKKTVLSAT, translated from the coding sequence ATGAAAAAACAGGAAAGTGGCTATAGATGGGTGGTATTTGGTACCGCCTTATTTGCTTACTTTTTAATTGTCAGCCAAAGAACAGCTCCAGGACTTATTACAGATCAATTAATGAAGGATTTTCACGTATCTGCTTCTATTATCGGCCTTATGAGCAGTATTCAATTTTTAGCCTATGCAGGACTTCAGATTCCTGCTGGTTTATTATCTGATCGATACGGTCCTAATCGATTTCTTATTTTAGGCACACTACTTACTGGGCTAGGAAGCCTTATTTATAGTCTTGCTCCCAATGAATATATAATAATTTTCTCTCGATTCTTAGTTGGCACAGGGGATGCAACCATTTTTGTCAACTTAGTCTTAATCTTAAATCAGTGGTTTAAGGCAAATGAATTTGTTAGATTGATAGGACTGATTTCACTGGTTGCGGGACTTGGTTCATTAACAGCTACCGTTCCTTTTTCCATGTGGATTTCATTCTCAGGCTGGAGAACCTCATTCCTTAGCATAGGAATTATTTTAGTGGTATTCTCCTATCTCCTTTATATCGTTCTTATTTTAAAGCCTAAAAAAATCTTTATTGATGATTCCGAAGAAAAGAAGAGGTCTGTTCGAGACCGAGAAAGTGTATGGACAGTACTTCGCCGAATGTTTTCTACTCGGCAAGCGTGGGCAACATTCCTCTGTCACTTTGGGTTGGTCGGAACCTATATAGGATTTATTGGTTCTTGGGGTGTTCCATATGGAATTCATATATTAGGATTGTCGATTTCGGATGCAAGTCTGCTTATCATGTATGGGCTTTTTGGCGCCATGATTGGTGGTCCTTTCATTGGCTGGTTGACAAGTAGACTGAATGCTATTAAAAAGATCTACACCCTTATTCATATCATTGTGTTTTTTAGTTGGATTGTGTTATTTTTATCCGGTGCGAAACCTCCATTTATTATCGTTGTGTTTTTGCTTTTTATAATAGGTTTTGGTAGTGGAGCTAGTTCATTAACTTTTGCGGTGGTCAGAGAATCATTCCCTATGAAAGAAGTTGGTGTTGTAACCGGATTTGCCAATATGGGAGGGTTTTTAAGTGCAGTTTTATTGCCTATTGTTTTCGGAAATATACTCGATCTATTTCCACAACATTCAATGAATATTGGCTATCATTATGGATTTACCATACCTATTCTATTTTCATTAATGGGATTCATAGGTGTCCTTTTAATTAAAGAGGAAAAAGCCAAAAAGACCGTTTTAAGTGCTACTTAA
- a CDS encoding VOC family protein — MKLGAFSVSLNVKDISVSKAFYEDLGFQTLGGDITQNWLILKNENTVIGLFQGMFENNILTFNPGWNQNAENLESFTDIREIQKQLKEKGITMLSEADESTEGPAHFIIEDPDGNQILVDQHR, encoded by the coding sequence ATGAAACTAGGAGCATTTTCTGTAAGTTTGAATGTAAAAGACATTTCGGTATCAAAAGCATTTTACGAAGATTTGGGATTTCAAACCTTAGGAGGGGATATTACCCAAAACTGGCTCATTTTAAAAAATGAAAATACCGTAATTGGGCTATTCCAAGGAATGTTTGAAAATAACATTCTTACATTTAACCCAGGCTGGAATCAAAATGCCGAAAATCTCGAATCGTTTACAGACATCCGAGAAATTCAAAAGCAGCTGAAAGAAAAAGGAATAACAATGCTTTCTGAAGCAGATGAATCAACAGAAGGACCAGCACATTTTATAATCGAAGATCCAGATGGGAATCAAATTCTTGTGGATCAGCATAGATAG
- a CDS encoding DNA alkylation repair protein has translation MTYEEIMQKLEELGSEQTKQIYMNHGVKEPYFGVKIGDLKKFVKYVKKDHDLALKLFDSGNHDAMYLAGLSVNPKLISKETLQDWAKKAYWYMVAEYTVAGVAAESQYALELSREWMKSDEEMVAVCGWSTYSNYLSITSDDKLDLEEIRILLNQVKNTIHGERNRVRYVMNGFVLSVGTYVAELSEEAKRVADCIGKVQVDVGNTACKVPLASDYIKKVEEKNRVGLKRKTCIC, from the coding sequence ATGACTTATGAAGAGATTATGCAAAAGTTGGAGGAATTGGGCTCCGAGCAAACGAAGCAAATTTATATGAATCATGGGGTCAAAGAGCCTTATTTTGGTGTGAAAATTGGGGATTTGAAGAAGTTTGTTAAGTATGTGAAAAAGGATCATGATCTAGCATTGAAATTATTTGATTCAGGTAATCATGATGCTATGTATTTGGCTGGCCTTTCGGTGAATCCAAAGTTGATTTCAAAAGAGACCTTACAGGATTGGGCTAAGAAGGCTTACTGGTATATGGTAGCGGAATATACAGTTGCCGGGGTTGCAGCAGAAAGCCAATATGCACTTGAACTTTCGAGAGAGTGGATGAAATCAGATGAAGAAATGGTTGCTGTCTGTGGTTGGAGTACTTATTCTAACTATCTATCCATAACTTCTGATGATAAGTTAGACTTAGAAGAAATCAGGATTTTATTGAATCAGGTTAAAAATACAATCCATGGTGAACGGAATCGTGTTCGGTATGTAATGAATGGTTTTGTTTTATCTGTTGGAACCTATGTTGCCGAATTAAGTGAAGAAGCAAAACGAGTTGCAGATTGTATTGGAAAAGTACAAGTAGACGTAGGAAATACGGCATGTAAAGTACCTCTTGCATCGGATTATATTAAGAAAGTAGAAGAGAAGAACAGAGTAGGGTTGAAGCGTAAGACTTGTATTTGTTAA
- a CDS encoding FbpB family small basic protein encodes MRKRNMSFKKLVNDNKQELKNDIKAMERIEAKIESKHAKR; translated from the coding sequence ATGAGAAAACGAAATATGAGTTTTAAAAAATTGGTTAATGACAACAAACAGGAATTAAAAAATGACATCAAAGCAATGGAAAGAATTGAAGCGAAAATAGAAAGCAAACATGCAAAGAGATAA
- a CDS encoding DUF1450 domain-containing protein, which yields MNFITKLFTKETKLKIDFCEKNLDRFLPEGLQKDYSTFLGKKNIEYKEYHCQSRCEECKISPYAIVNGEFIAAGDSAELLKKLKLLEGEKK from the coding sequence ATGAACTTTATTACTAAACTTTTTACCAAAGAGACGAAATTAAAAATTGATTTTTGTGAAAAAAATCTCGATCGTTTTTTACCGGAAGGGCTACAAAAAGATTACAGTACTTTTTTGGGTAAAAAGAATATCGAATACAAAGAGTACCATTGTCAAAGTAGATGTGAGGAGTGTAAAATATCTCCTTACGCAATTGTGAATGGTGAATTTATTGCGGCTGGGGATTCAGCGGAATTACTAAAAAAACTCAAACTACTTGAAGGTGAAAAAAAGTAG
- the mutM gene encoding bifunctional DNA-formamidopyrimidine glycosylase/DNA-(apurinic or apyrimidinic site) lyase: MPELPEMENYRRLLNPKIAGQTITQVEINRDKSINVNPTLFINTVANQQIVTVNRRGKHLLFHLDNGQVLLLHLMLGGWMYFGTEEDKPKRTIQVRLSFGNHHLYFIGLRLGYLHLYNEQDVQKELSFLGPEALEPQFTLQAFLHLLHNRRGKIKTKLLDQEFIAGIGNCYSDEICYHAGIKTQRSLEDIGAPEQTQLYHSMKHVLQNALKHGGYMENPFFQGDNLTGGYNNLCLVYDREGEKCKRCGSKIIKEKISSRKTFFCPNCQK, from the coding sequence ATGCCTGAACTTCCAGAGATGGAAAATTACCGTAGATTATTAAATCCAAAAATAGCGGGTCAAACCATTACCCAAGTAGAAATCAATCGCGATAAATCGATTAATGTGAATCCGACACTCTTCATTAATACTGTTGCAAATCAGCAAATTGTGACCGTCAATCGTAGGGGGAAGCATTTACTATTTCATTTAGATAACGGCCAAGTCCTTTTGCTTCATTTAATGCTTGGCGGTTGGATGTATTTCGGAACGGAGGAAGACAAACCGAAACGAACGATCCAAGTTCGATTATCATTTGGGAATCATCATCTCTATTTTATTGGATTACGACTCGGCTATTTGCATTTATACAATGAACAAGACGTTCAAAAAGAATTATCCTTCTTGGGCCCGGAAGCCCTAGAGCCTCAGTTCACTTTGCAGGCATTTTTACATTTACTACATAACAGACGTGGGAAAATAAAAACAAAACTCCTCGATCAGGAGTTTATTGCAGGAATCGGAAACTGTTACTCCGATGAAATTTGTTATCATGCAGGAATTAAGACGCAACGAAGTCTGGAAGATATAGGTGCGCCAGAACAAACTCAACTTTACCATTCAATGAAGCACGTCCTCCAGAATGCTCTAAAACACGGAGGCTATATGGAAAATCCCTTTTTTCAAGGTGACAATCTAACTGGTGGGTACAATAATCTTTGTCTTGTCTATGATCGGGAAGGCGAAAAGTGTAAAAGATGTGGCAGTAAGATAATAAAAGAAAAGATTTCCTCTCGAAAAACATTCTTCTGTCCGAACTGTCAAAAATAG
- a CDS encoding helix-turn-helix transcriptional regulator, translating into MIKLTKRQDEILKIVKESGPITGQQIAEKLSLTRAALRPDLAILTMAGNLDARPRVGYFFNHNYEVKLQAEKFIHQKVVDYKAHPIVVEKSTSVYDAIVQLFLEDVGTLYAVDNDGYLAGVISRKDLLRTAIGNKDLQELPCSVIMTRMPNIITITPEETLLEAAKKMITNHIDSLPVVKEINPGNHTYLLVGRITKTTITKAYLEIMEQNSV; encoded by the coding sequence GTGATTAAACTGACGAAACGCCAAGACGAAATTCTCAAAATTGTAAAGGAGAGTGGACCCATTACGGGTCAGCAAATTGCTGAAAAGCTTTCCTTAACAAGAGCGGCATTAAGGCCAGACTTAGCGATCTTAACGATGGCAGGTAATTTAGATGCTAGACCACGCGTAGGTTATTTTTTCAATCATAACTATGAGGTAAAGCTGCAGGCCGAAAAGTTTATCCACCAAAAGGTTGTAGATTATAAAGCTCACCCAATTGTGGTTGAAAAATCTACCTCTGTATATGATGCGATTGTTCAATTATTTTTGGAAGATGTCGGTACACTTTATGCGGTAGACAATGATGGCTATTTAGCCGGCGTGATTTCGCGAAAAGATTTATTAAGAACAGCCATTGGCAATAAAGACTTGCAAGAATTACCCTGTAGCGTCATTATGACGAGAATGCCTAACATTATCACCATCACACCTGAAGAAACTCTGCTAGAAGCTGCTAAAAAGATGATTACGAATCACATTGACTCCTTACCTGTAGTGAAAGAAATCAATCCGGGAAACCATACATATTTACTTGTCGGTCGGATTACAAAAACAACTATCACAAAAGCATATCTAGAAATTATGGAGCAAAATTCAGTATAA
- a CDS encoding pyruvate, water dikinase regulatory protein, whose amino-acid sequence MGEKEVVYVVSDSVGETAEFVVKAVATQFNGGNVEIRRNSYVDDFEDIEDVLILARKGKSIIAYTIVIPVLKEYLDRRAAEENIMAVDLLSPLMNAFTTSFDKKPHHQPGLMRKLDEEYFRKIEAIEFAVKYDDGRDPRGILKADIVLIGVSRTSKTPLSMYLAHKRFKVANVPLVPEVPAPDELFKIPRKNCIGLIISPDKLNEIRLERLKALGLGSKASYASFERILDELDYAEKIMKRVGCPIINVSNKAIEETAGLILEVLKKERGL is encoded by the coding sequence TTGGGAGAGAAGGAAGTTGTCTATGTGGTTTCAGACTCCGTTGGGGAAACGGCAGAGTTTGTTGTAAAAGCAGTAGCAACGCAATTTAATGGAGGAAATGTCGAGATCCGACGCAATTCCTATGTGGATGATTTTGAAGACATTGAAGATGTTCTGATTCTAGCAAGAAAAGGGAAATCAATTATTGCCTATACGATTGTCATACCTGTTTTAAAAGAGTATTTAGACCGACGTGCAGCAGAGGAAAACATTATGGCAGTGGATTTGCTTAGTCCACTGATGAATGCATTTACGACTAGTTTTGATAAGAAGCCTCATCATCAGCCAGGATTAATGAGAAAACTAGATGAAGAGTATTTTAGAAAAATAGAGGCAATCGAATTCGCCGTTAAATACGACGATGGCCGTGATCCTAGGGGAATTCTTAAAGCAGATATTGTTTTAATCGGTGTCTCTAGAACATCGAAGACACCTTTATCGATGTATCTGGCTCATAAGCGCTTTAAGGTTGCCAATGTTCCACTCGTTCCTGAGGTTCCGGCTCCAGATGAATTGTTTAAGATTCCGAGAAAGAATTGTATAGGACTAATTATTTCTCCAGATAAATTAAATGAAATTCGCCTAGAAAGGCTAAAAGCTTTAGGTTTAGGTTCCAAGGCAAGTTACGCAAGTTTTGAAAGAATTCTTGATGAACTGGATTATGCTGAAAAAATTATGAAACGTGTAGGCTGTCCGATTATCAATGTTTCAAATAAAGCAATCGAAGAAACTGCTGGATTAATATTAGAAGTGTTAAAAAAAGAGAGGGGCTTGTGA